The Armatimonadota bacterium genomic sequence GCGGAAGCTGTGGACGTCCAGCAACTTGTCCTGCACTACGCTGAGACCCTCCGACGCGTGCTCTTCAAGGGCCGCGGGTTCCGCCCCGAGGAGGTCTACGTGGACTACACGCGCGGCACCAAGGCCATGTCGGCCGCCGTGGACTACGTGGCCTTCGACATGGAACTCGCAGGTGTCAGCTACATCCTCGGACAACTCGACGAGCAGGGGCGGGCGATCAGCGGCACCGAGCGGATCTTGAGCTTCCAACCGCTGGAGCTCCTCTTCCGCCGGTCCTGGAGGTCCCTGGTGGAGCTGTTCAACACCGGGCACTTCGCCACCGTCCTCCAGCACGTTTCTCGCGTCCGGGAGCGGACCGTCCGGGACGAGCACCGGAGGCGGCTCGACTTCCTCACCGAGCTGAGCCAGGCCTGCCAGGCATGGGAGCTCCTCGACTACCGGAGGGCGTGCGAGCACTTCCGGGCCTGCCTCAAGGAGTACCGGGACCTCACGGAGAGCCTGGCACCGTCCGGTGAGGTGCCGCGCGCCAGCGAGGTCGTCCACAGACTCTGGAAAAGCCGTTGCACCGGTCCCGCGTGCGGGTGCGGGCTCCCGCTGGACGCGCTGACCTCCATCGACCTGCTAGCCCACGCAGAGCGTCGTGCAGCCGGCCAGCTCTACGACGTGGCCGTGCTCCTCCTGTACCGTCTGCTGGAGTACCTCGCGCAGCACAGGCTCCACAATCGAGGCCTCCGTGCTGACCGAGTCGACCTGGACCGGTTACCCGATGCCGTCCGAGGCCAGTGGGTGAAGCGGACAGATCCGGACGGGTCACTCAAGCTCGGAATGGTGGAGGCGTTCCAGTTGCTGGCCGACCTCGGCGACCCGCTGGGTACCCGATTCATGGACCTCTACGGGGCGACCGACTCCAAGCTACGGGCCTACCTGCAGAGCCGCAACCTGTCGCCCCTGGCCCACGGCTTCCAGCCGGTCGGTCCGGAAGTGTACGAAAAGCTCCGAGCACTGGTCACCGAGCAATTCCTGGCAGAGTCCGTCCCCCAGTGGGAACACCATCTGGGTCAGTTCCGCCTCCCGCTTCTCGACCCACACCCATAGTCCCGTCAAGAACCCGTGGAGAGGGGTGGAACACCTGGAAAGCCCGATCGAACTCAGCGTGACTTTGCTGGCGGATCTCGCGGAGTGCGTGTGCGACTACTAGGCAACCCGACCGCCCCACTCCGGGCCACCTCCGAAGCGGTACCGGGTCCAGCTGAACGCGTGTGCCCTGGTGGCGCAGGCCGTCGGTTTGCGGCCGGTCTCGGGTCTGTCCACGGTGGGCGCGACACCTCCTCTCCACACGGTAGTGCGTGCCCAGCCTCCCTGTCTCGGCTGTCGCCCGGCCCCCGGAGGTGACGCCGGACGGTCCGACGGACACTCGCCAGACCTCGACCGGCCTTCTTCGTGGCGGCCAGCCCGAAACGTCCTCGAACTCCGGGGTACAGCCCGGACGGTGCCCCGGCTGTGCGCCGGCCTTAGAATCGGGATGTGGACTCTGTGGTCCGCCTCCTGGTAGTGCTGCTGGTGGTGGAGCTGGCCGTGCTGGCCTGGGTCCTGACCGGTGCCCGTGCCCGGCTGGAGGCCCGGCGCAAGGCCTACCAAGACTGGTGGGTAGAGCTGCAGGCAGACCCCGTTCGGCGCAGGCTCTACGAGGCGCACCGACGGGCCTTCTGGCGTGCCGGCCTGGCGAGCCTGGTGGACGTATTCCTCTGTCTTGCCGGTACCGCCGCTCTTGTACTCTTGCTGGGACCGGCAGTCGGGTTTGACATCCGTGACGGAGTCTCCGACCCCGAGTCGTTCCTGATCGTGGTTGTGTGGCTGACCTGCTACTTGGTTATCGTGTTCGGCGGCTTCCGCGTATACGGTACCACCCCGGGTCTCCACCTACTCGGGATCGCCGTCATTTCACCGCAGACCGGCCGGCCTGCGGACCGCCGGCAGCTCCGGCCGCCGACCAGGTGGGACTACGCGCGGGACCGGGTGCCCGAGTTCTTCTTCGTCCCGAAGGACGAGCTCCGCCTCTGAGACCAGCAGATCGCGATCACATGGCTCATGCCCTGGCATCACCGTGAGGTAGTAATGAAGTTAGTAATGAAGTAGTGTATAGAAGACCTGATCCCTCCCCTTTCTTTTTCTTGCAGATCCGCAGCACCCAGCAGACCCGCGTCCGGACCCAAGGCAGAGGGGCGCAGACGGGGGCGGAAGGGGGTGTGAAGGTGGACCGTCAGGGCCTCCAGGCACTGCCGGTAGAAAGGATTGAGGCTTAGGCCACCCCCCAATACCACCACCTCAGGATCCACGAGGGCCTAGAGGTCTCCGAGGGAGTGCACGAGGGCTTTTGCGGCCCGGTCCACAAGCCGGATAGCCACCGGATCCCCCCGTGAGGCCAGGTCCAGAACGGAGCAAGTGTTCACGGAGGCCCCGAACACCTGGCGAGCCGCTTCTGTGAGGGCCATCCCCGAGGCCACGGTCTCCAGACACCCCCCTCCGGCCACACCCACACACCTCGCTTTCGGGACCGCAGACCGTGTGCCCCAGGTGGCCCGCGAGGCCCCTCTCCCCGGTGCGCAGCCGGCCCCCGAGCACCAGGCCTGCGCCGATTCCGGTGGAGACGGTCACGAAAGCCATGGAATCCAGACCTCGCCCCGCGCCGTACCGGTACTCTCCCCAGGCCGCGGCCTGGGCGTCGTTCAAGACCTTCACCGGGAGGCCCGTGTGGAGCCGGAACACCGCCCGCAGGTCCAGGCCCGCCCAGTCCGGCAGGATGCGGGGGTTCGCGTGGATCACCCGCCCCCGGTGGATGACCCCGCCGCTCGCCACTCCAAGCCCCAAAGCTCCCCGCCTCCAGTCCTCGAGGAGGCTTAGGGCGGTGCGGATCACCGCCTGAGGCCCTTCCCGGACGGGTGTGGGGGCCTCCCGCCGTTCCACCACCACGCCTTCCACCACCCGGGCCGCCGCGATCTTCGTGCCGCCGATATCCACGGCCAGAACCACCGAGGGCACGGCTCACCCTCCGGGCGTGATCCGGACCCGCACCCGGACCCCGTGCAGCCGGGGCCAGAAGAGCTCCGGGGGCTCCACGGCCAGCACCAGGGAGCCGAGCCGCGGAGCGAAGTGCTCCCGCCATAGGGCCTCGATGCGGGGCATCAGGCGCTCGCGCACCGCCTCCTGTGCCCGGGACCACAGGGGGCCGAGGTCGTAGGGATCGGGATCCCGCAGGATCCCCCGAACCTCCTGCCGGACCTGGGCCTGGTACAGCCAGTCCTCCGCGAGGCGCACCAGGAGCGCTTCCAGCCGATACTCGGGCTGG encodes the following:
- a CDS encoding TIGR02710 family CRISPR-associated CARF protein gives rise to the protein AEAVDVQQLVLHYAETLRRVLFKGRGFRPEEVYVDYTRGTKAMSAAVDYVAFDMELAGVSYILGQLDEQGRAISGTERILSFQPLELLFRRSWRSLVELFNTGHFATVLQHVSRVRERTVRDEHRRRLDFLTELSQACQAWELLDYRRACEHFRACLKEYRDLTESLAPSGEVPRASEVVHRLWKSRCTGPACGCGLPLDALTSIDLLAHAERRAAGQLYDVAVLLLYRLLEYLAQHRLHNRGLRADRVDLDRLPDAVRGQWVKRTDPDGSLKLGMVEAFQLLADLGDPLGTRFMDLYGATDSKLRAYLQSRNLSPLAHGFQPVGPEVYEKLRALVTEQFLAESVPQWEHHLGQFRLPLLDPHP
- a CDS encoding RDD family protein, producing the protein MVRLLVVLLVVELAVLAWVLTGARARLEARRKAYQDWWVELQADPVRRRLYEAHRRAFWRAGLASLVDVFLCLAGTAALVLLLGPAVGFDIRDGVSDPESFLIVVVWLTCYLVIVFGGFRVYGTTPGLHLLGIAVISPQTGRPADRRQLRPPTRWDYARDRVPEFFFVPKDELRL
- a CDS encoding ROK family protein, whose product is MPSVVLAVDIGGTKIAAARVVEGVVVERREAPTPVREGPQAVIRTALSLLEDWRRGALGLGVASGGVIHRGRVIHANPRILPDWAGLDLRAVFRLHTGLPVKVLNDAQAAAWGEYRYGAGRGLDSMAFVTVSTGIGAGLVLGGRLRTGERGLAGHLGHTVCGPESEVCGCGRRGVSGDRGLGDGPHRSGSPGVRGLREHLLRSGPGLTGGSGGYPACGPGRKSPRALPRRPLGPRGS